The following are encoded together in the Adhaeribacter arboris genome:
- the acs gene encoding acetate--CoA ligase produces the protein MSSRIHSFAGYQAAYQKSVKDPEGFWDEIAQTFTWRQPWDKVLDWNFEEPRVKWFVNGKLNITENCLDRHLKTRGNKLALIWEPNDPKERFVRYTYRELHEKVCQFANVLRNNGVKKGDRVCIYMPMIPELAFSVLACARVGAVHSVIFAGFSANSMADRIKDAEASVVLTSDGLNRGAKQIPVKRVVDEALEDCPSVKKVIVVDRLGWAVKMLPGRDVYLHEELQKVEKNCEAEEMDSEDMLFILYTSGSTGKPKGVVHTCGGYMVYTDYTFRNVFQYDESDIYWCTADIGWITGHSYLLYGPLLAGATTVMFEGVPTFPDPGRFWQVIDKHSVNIFYTAPTAIRSLMAAGLDHVLSYSLDSLKVLGSVGEPINEEAWHWYHIHVGKERCPVVDTWWQTETSGIMISSLAGVTPMKPSHAGQPLPGVQPILVDQNGEEITENETEGYLCMKFPWPGIIRTTYGDHERCRLSYFSTYKNLYFTGDGARRDENGLYRIIGRVDDVINVSGHRFGTAEIENAINQNRHIVESAVVGYPHAIKGQGIYAFVICADQAPANPENLRAEVIETVVEHIGKIAKPDKIQIVSGLPKTRSGKIMRRILRKVAEGDTTNLGDTSTLLDPLVVDEIIQGAL, from the coding sequence ATGAGTTCACGTATTCATTCGTTTGCCGGTTACCAGGCTGCGTACCAAAAAAGTGTTAAAGACCCCGAAGGTTTTTGGGATGAAATTGCCCAAACCTTTACCTGGCGGCAGCCCTGGGACAAAGTGCTCGACTGGAACTTTGAAGAACCCCGGGTTAAGTGGTTTGTGAACGGAAAATTAAACATTACCGAAAACTGCCTCGACCGTCACCTGAAAACTCGTGGTAATAAATTGGCTTTAATCTGGGAACCGAACGATCCGAAAGAACGCTTTGTGCGCTATACCTACCGCGAACTGCACGAGAAGGTGTGCCAATTTGCCAATGTTTTACGGAACAACGGGGTAAAAAAAGGCGACCGGGTTTGTATTTACATGCCCATGATTCCGGAACTGGCTTTTAGTGTGCTCGCTTGCGCCCGGGTAGGCGCGGTTCATTCGGTTATTTTTGCTGGTTTCTCGGCTAATTCCATGGCCGACCGCATTAAAGATGCGGAAGCTAGCGTGGTTTTAACGTCGGATGGTTTGAACCGGGGAGCTAAGCAAATTCCGGTAAAACGGGTAGTAGACGAAGCCCTGGAAGATTGCCCCAGCGTGAAAAAAGTAATTGTAGTAGACCGGTTGGGCTGGGCCGTGAAAATGTTGCCCGGCCGCGATGTTTACCTGCACGAAGAGCTGCAAAAAGTAGAAAAAAACTGCGAAGCCGAAGAAATGGATTCGGAAGATATGCTCTTTATATTGTACACTTCCGGCTCAACGGGTAAACCTAAAGGGGTAGTACATACCTGCGGCGGCTACATGGTGTATACCGATTATACTTTCCGCAACGTTTTTCAGTACGACGAAAGCGATATTTACTGGTGCACCGCGGATATTGGCTGGATAACCGGTCATTCTTATTTATTATACGGTCCTTTACTTGCCGGCGCTACTACCGTTATGTTCGAAGGTGTACCTACTTTTCCCGATCCGGGACGATTCTGGCAAGTGATTGACAAACATAGCGTTAATATTTTTTACACCGCCCCTACCGCTATTCGTTCGCTAATGGCGGCTGGTCTGGACCATGTTTTATCGTATAGCCTGGATTCTCTGAAAGTACTCGGCTCGGTAGGCGAACCGATTAACGAGGAAGCCTGGCATTGGTATCATATTCACGTAGGTAAAGAAAGATGCCCCGTGGTAGATACCTGGTGGCAAACGGAAACCAGCGGCATCATGATCTCCTCATTGGCGGGTGTTACCCCCATGAAACCCAGTCACGCCGGCCAGCCTTTACCAGGAGTGCAGCCTATTTTGGTGGATCAAAACGGCGAAGAAATTACAGAAAACGAAACCGAAGGTTATTTGTGCATGAAGTTTCCTTGGCCGGGCATTATCCGCACTACTTACGGCGACCACGAACGCTGTCGCCTGAGTTATTTTAGTACCTACAAAAACTTGTATTTTACCGGCGATGGCGCCCGCCGCGATGAAAATGGCTTGTACCGGATTATTGGCCGCGTAGATGATGTGATTAACGTATCGGGGCACCGTTTTGGCACCGCCGAAATTGAGAATGCCATTAACCAAAATCGCCACATCGTGGAAAGTGCGGTGGTGGGTTATCCACACGCTATAAAAGGGCAAGGTATTTACGCTTTTGTTATTTGCGCGGACCAAGCCCCCGCTAACCCGGAAAACTTACGGGCTGAAGTGATTGAAACCGTAGTGGAACACATTGGCAAAATTGCCAAACCCGACAAAATTCAGATTGTAAGCGGCTTACCTAAAACCCGTTCCGGCAAAATTATGCGCCGTATTTTACGCAAAGTGGCCGAAGGCGATACCACCAACCTCGGTGATACCAGCACGTTGCTCGACCCGTTGGTAGTAGATGAGATTATTCAGGGAGCGTTATAA
- a CDS encoding VOC family protein, whose protein sequence is MNTIGYFEIQSSNPAREIKFYEKVFGWKFIKEEYLPIEYYRIETNGINGGLLQRPASIPAPESGANAYVCSIQVENFDQTSQLIVQNGGQVVLPKFAIPGQCWQGYFVDLDRNTFGILK, encoded by the coding sequence ATGAATACAATAGGCTATTTTGAAATTCAATCTTCTAACCCGGCCAGAGAAATCAAATTCTACGAAAAGGTATTCGGCTGGAAATTTATAAAAGAAGAATACCTACCCATCGAATATTACCGGATCGAAACCAACGGTATTAACGGGGGACTTTTACAAAGACCGGCTTCCATACCTGCGCCGGAAAGTGGTGCCAACGCCTACGTTTGTTCCATTCAGGTAGAAAATTTCGACCAGACCAGCCAATTAATTGTACAGAATGGCGGGCAGGTAGTTTTGCCTAAATTTGCCATCCCCGGCCAATGCTGGCAAGGATATTTCGTGGACTTAGACCGTAACACCTTCGGAATTTTGAAGTGA
- a CDS encoding dihydrofolate reductase family protein: protein MKGATIAKTIIISENVISEIEALKKKSGKNILIFGSPTAAHSLMAHHLIDEY from the coding sequence ATGAAGGGGGCAACAATAGCCAAAACCATAATTATTAGCGAAAATGTAATTTCTGAAATCGAAGCACTTAAAAAGAAGAGCGGGAAAAATATTTTGATTTTTGGCAGCCCCACGGCAGCCCATTCTTTAATGGCACACCACCTGATTGATGAGTATTAA
- a CDS encoding DUF1572 domain-containing protein, with protein sequence MAIIPHLAKHFREVHFGGNWTAVNLKDTLADVSWEQAITKVHNLNCIAVLVFHINYYVSAVLKVLQGEPLQASDKFSFDLPAITSADDWEKLVTKTLSEAELFAAQMGRLEEAKLLEVFADPKYGNYFRNLFGIIEHVHYHLGQISLIKKILNETKAGI encoded by the coding sequence ATGGCAATTATTCCACACCTAGCGAAACATTTCCGGGAGGTTCATTTTGGGGGTAACTGGACTGCCGTTAACCTGAAAGATACCTTAGCCGACGTAAGCTGGGAACAAGCAATTACTAAGGTTCATAACTTAAATTGCATTGCGGTTTTAGTTTTTCACATTAACTATTACGTGAGTGCCGTTTTAAAAGTATTACAAGGAGAACCATTACAAGCCAGCGACAAATTTAGCTTTGACCTACCGGCTATCACTTCGGCGGATGATTGGGAAAAATTAGTAACCAAAACCTTATCCGAAGCCGAATTATTTGCCGCCCAAATGGGAAGGTTAGAAGAAGCCAAGCTATTGGAAGTGTTTGCCGACCCCAAATACGGTAACTACTTCCGCAATTTATTTGGCATTATTGAACACGTCCATTACCACCTCGGTCAAATTTCTTTAATCAAGAAAATTTTAAACGAAACTAAAGCCGGTATTTAA
- a CDS encoding WD40/YVTN/BNR-like repeat-containing protein codes for MKKIMYSLILLLVVVSGLVSANRDIKNEESKKPDLKTKMAGPAKIVFKSTDGGQTWQDISKGLPENLRVDSIRGNSFFANDKGLFLRVGNGLYHNTPNATSPFWTKETIPDEHSSIAPGKSGIAATNYWGVNLKTTNGTNVWSPIFENFQERLRSVFETSGGTIFIAIDRGIIRSTDSGKTWKHVYAGRLVGNLAESNGVLLATSRRKIIRSIDNGDNWAPVISEDSVAFDVKSIKGGFVAITSNSESNTPNTSRLSTSYDGGKTWQSIHSALRDKVVINSIGRNWNDRINDRLRAHAFMTSITQVGENFFSAHPSGIFRSSDKGKTWKLLLPSVEDKGFNLFVSGNVIYAIPSKGGC; via the coding sequence ATGAAAAAAATTATGTATTCGCTGATCTTACTACTGGTGGTGGTAAGCGGACTCGTATCAGCTAATCGCGACATCAAAAATGAAGAATCTAAAAAGCCAGACCTAAAAACGAAGATGGCCGGTCCTGCAAAGATCGTTTTTAAATCTACAGATGGCGGACAAACCTGGCAGGACATCAGCAAAGGGCTACCCGAAAATTTACGGGTAGATAGTATTCGGGGCAATAGCTTCTTTGCAAATGATAAAGGCCTGTTCTTAAGGGTGGGAAACGGACTCTATCACAATACACCAAATGCCACCTCTCCTTTTTGGACGAAAGAAACAATCCCGGACGAACATAGCAGCATTGCCCCCGGTAAGTCCGGGATAGCTGCCACTAATTACTGGGGTGTAAATCTAAAAACAACAAACGGAACGAATGTATGGTCGCCGATATTCGAAAATTTTCAGGAGCGACTACGCAGCGTTTTTGAAACCTCAGGAGGTACTATTTTCATCGCCATCGACAGAGGCATTATTAGATCCACTGATAGTGGAAAAACCTGGAAACATGTCTATGCCGGACGCTTGGTAGGGAATTTGGCCGAGTCGAATGGCGTACTGCTGGCAACCAGTAGGAGAAAGATAATAAGATCGATCGATAATGGCGACAACTGGGCGCCAGTGATCAGTGAAGACAGTGTGGCCTTCGATGTAAAATCGATCAAAGGTGGATTCGTTGCTATCACCTCCAATTCCGAGTCGAATACCCCAAATACCAGTAGGTTAAGTACCTCCTACGACGGCGGTAAAACCTGGCAGTCCATTCATTCCGCCCTTCGGGACAAAGTTGTTATTAATTCAATAGGCCGGAACTGGAATGATCGCATTAATGATCGCCTTCGTGCGCACGCCTTTATGACTTCAATTACCCAGGTTGGTGAAAACTTCTTTAGTGCTCATCCTAGCGGCATTTTCAGATCATCCGACAAGGGAAAAACATGGAAATTGTTGCTCCCATCTGTAGAAGATAAAGGCTTCAATTTATTTGTTTCAGGCAACGTGATCTATGCCATACCCAGCAAGGGTGGATGTTGA
- a CDS encoding winged helix-turn-helix domain-containing protein, translated as MMPDKRNFLPIKHKHLGGLLLLVFISIICVAFSVTDNDDFAFARREILLRRLGHEILRQSGDSTSRVLPVKKIAENKYQISFEKAFTFQPESLVQTTQRLLAKDPLARDYVVNVRNNASVVYGYAISKNKKEDIIACIGRRQPVARYRITITFKPTGIITAKNGYLLGSLAALALVGFIFFRSVKPRKALPDRQHPGIFLLGSMSFDAETRKLLINGKTVDLTRTETRVLRIFALSPNEAIERSRLQKEIWEDEGVIVGRSLDMFISKLRKKLEIDPTIQIVVIRGKGYKLQISA; from the coding sequence ATGATGCCGGATAAAAGAAATTTCTTGCCCATAAAACATAAGCACCTGGGCGGATTATTACTGCTAGTGTTTATCTCAATAATCTGTGTGGCTTTCAGCGTTACTGACAATGATGACTTTGCCTTTGCCCGAAGGGAAATTTTGCTTCGCCGGCTCGGACATGAAATACTCCGGCAATCGGGCGACAGTACATCCCGGGTACTACCGGTAAAAAAAATCGCCGAAAATAAATACCAGATTAGTTTTGAGAAGGCGTTTACTTTTCAACCCGAATCCCTGGTGCAAACTACGCAGCGTTTATTAGCCAAAGACCCGCTCGCCCGTGATTACGTGGTTAATGTACGGAACAATGCGAGTGTAGTCTATGGCTATGCGATCTCCAAAAATAAGAAAGAGGATATTATAGCTTGTATCGGAAGAAGGCAACCCGTAGCGCGTTACAGGATTACTATTACATTCAAACCAACCGGAATAATTACCGCCAAGAATGGATATCTGCTGGGCAGCCTGGCCGCTTTAGCCTTGGTTGGATTTATTTTTTTTAGATCGGTTAAGCCGCGGAAGGCCTTACCGGACCGTCAGCATCCGGGTATATTCCTTTTAGGGTCCATGTCGTTCGACGCAGAGACGCGTAAGCTCCTGATAAATGGAAAGACCGTAGACTTGACCAGAACGGAAACCCGGGTATTACGCATTTTCGCGTTGTCTCCGAACGAAGCTATTGAGCGAAGCCGGCTCCAAAAAGAAATATGGGAAGATGAAGGGGTTATCGTCGGCCGCAGTCTGGATATGTTCATTTCAAAACTCAGAAAAAAGCTGGAAATTGATCCGACCATCCAGATTGTTGTTATACGCGGCAAAGGCTATAAGCTCCAAATTAGCGCTTAA
- a CDS encoding type II toxin-antitoxin system HicA family toxin, protein MTASFLISHLEKAGWQQVRQQGTHRILSHSNHPNLLSIPDLGEQALNPSLVNDICREAGLKGRVHKIQLSPKGIITIVKNLLSLSQ, encoded by the coding sequence ATGACAGCATCATTTCTTATCAGCCACCTTGAGAAGGCTGGCTGGCAGCAAGTTCGTCAACAAGGAACGCACCGTATTCTTTCGCATTCCAACCATCCTAATCTTCTTTCAATTCCTGACTTAGGAGAGCAAGCCTTAAATCCAAGCTTAGTGAATGACATTTGCCGGGAGGCAGGTTTGAAAGGGAGAGTGCATAAAATTCAACTTAGTCCAAAGGGAATTATAACGATAGTAAAGAACCTGCTGAGCCTATCTCAGTAA